In Carya illinoinensis cultivar Pawnee chromosome 7, C.illinoinensisPawnee_v1, whole genome shotgun sequence, the following are encoded in one genomic region:
- the LOC122315028 gene encoding GATA transcription factor 12-like, producing the protein MEAPEFFQSAGFCPQYVPEKRHSSDNKTAGAGGDHFIVEDLLDFSNEDAVITDGILDKAAGNSVESSTVTVADSCNSASFSGGEPNFVGDIGCRNFSDGHFPSDLCEPYDDLAELEWLSNFVEESFSSEDLQKLQLISGMKARTDEASETSIEFQPEPSRNSPIFNPDMSVPAKARSKRSRAAPCNWTSRLLVLSQATASPEPDVVYQAPVSSGKKTAKATPKKKDGPEGAVSDGRKCLHCATDKTPQWRTGPMGPKTLCNACGVRYKSGRLVPEYRPAASPTFMLTKHSNSHRKVLELRRQKEMLRAQQQGEHQQQQFLHHQNMVFEVSNGDDYLIHQHVGPDFRQLI; encoded by the exons ATGGAGGCACCTGAGTTTTTCCAGAGCGCGGGATTTTGCCCACAATACGTGCCCGAAAAGCGTCACTCATCAGATAATAAAACTGCCGGCGCTGGCGGAGACCATTTCATTGTGGAGGATCTCCTCGACTTTTCCAACGAAGACGCTGTCATTACTGACGGTATTCTCGACAAGGCCGCTGGAAACTCTGTCGAATCCTCCACTGTTACCGTCGCCGACAGCTGCAATTCCGCGTCGTTTTCGGGGGGTGAACCGAATTTTGTCGGTGATATCGGGTGCCGAAATTTCTCTGACGGGCATTTCCCCAGCGACCTTTGTGAGCCG TATGACGACTTAGCTGAGCTCGAATGGCTTTCCAATTTCGTGGAGGAATCGTTCTCCAGCGAGGATTTGCAGAAGCTCCAGCTGATATCCGGCATGAAAGCCAGGACCGACGAAGCGTCAGAAACTAGCATCGAATTCCAACCCGAGCCCAGTCGGAACAGCCCCATATTCAACCCCGATATGTCGGTCCCGGCCAAGGCCAGGAGCAAGCGGTCCCGGGCTGCCCCATGCAACTGGACGTCCCGCCTCCTCGTACTCTCTCAAGCCACAGCCTCGCCCGAGCCCGACGTTGTCTATCAGGCACCCGTGAGCTCCGGCAAGAAAACCGCAAAGGCCACACCAAAGAAGAAGGATGGTCCCGAAGGAGCAGTCAGTGACGGCAGGAAATGCCTGCATTGCGCCACGGATAAGACGCCGCAGTGGCGGACGGGGCCAATGGGCCCGAAAACACTTTGTAATGCATGCGGGGTTAGGTACAAGTCCGGTCGGTTAGTACCGGAGTACCGTCCTGCAGCTAGCCCAACATTTATGCTGACGAAACACTCGAATTCACACCGGAAGGTACTGGAGCTTCGGCGCCAGAAGGAGATGCTGAGAGCCCAGCAGCAGGGGGAGCATCAGCAGCAGCAATTCCTTCATCACCAGAACATGGTGTTCGAAGTATCCAACGGTGACGATTACTTGATTCACCAACACGTGGGCCCCGATTTCAGGCAGCTGATCTAG